From the genome of Pantoea alfalfae, one region includes:
- a CDS encoding YajQ family cyclic di-GMP-binding protein produces the protein MPSFDIVSEVDLQEIRNAVENANREVSTRFDFRNVSAEFELNEKNETIKITSESDFQVKQLVDILREKLLKRGIEGGALEVPEEIEHSGKSWAVDAKLKKGIESDVAKKLVKLIKDSKLKVQTQIQGEALRVTGKARDDLQGAMAIVRGSNLGQPFQFKNFRD, from the coding sequence ATGCCATCTTTCGATATCGTTTCAGAAGTCGATCTGCAGGAAATTCGCAATGCGGTGGAGAATGCCAACCGTGAAGTGTCTACCCGCTTCGATTTCCGCAACGTGAGCGCCGAGTTTGAGCTCAACGAAAAGAATGAAACCATCAAAATCACCAGCGAGTCCGATTTTCAGGTTAAGCAACTGGTCGATATTTTGCGAGAGAAGTTGCTGAAGCGTGGGATTGAAGGCGGTGCTTTAGAGGTGCCGGAAGAGATTGAGCACAGCGGCAAGAGCTGGGCGGTCGATGCCAAACTGAAGAAAGGCATTGAAAGCGACGTGGCGAAGAAGCTGGTGAAGCTGATCAAAGACAGCAAGCTGAAGGTGCAGACCCAGATTCAGGGTGAAGCGTTGCGTGTGACCGGTAAAGCGCGTGACGATTTGCAGGGTGCGATGGCGATCGTGCGCGGCAGCAATCTGGGCCAGCCGTTCCAGTTTAAGAACTTCCGCGATTAA
- the panE gene encoding 2-dehydropantoate 2-reductase, with product MKITVLGCGALGQVWLTALARQGHEVQGWLRVPQPYCSANVIDPQGNISNRTFIANDPLFLAESQLLLVTLKAPQVSPAVKNLESVLPENCPVLLLHNGMGTLEELKGLTQPLLRGVTTHAAMRDGTVIKHIASGITHIGPGNRKSAAYSDLADILHPALPDVAWHDNIRAACWRKLAVNCVINPLSVEYECQNGALRAYPEQIAQLCEEISWVMEREGQNVASDSLQDIIFDVIESTAANTSSMLQDVRAQRLTEIDYISGFLLRRARTHGLVLTENTRLYDIVKRKESHYDRERIGAGLPGTWQ from the coding sequence ATGAAAATTACCGTGTTAGGTTGCGGTGCATTGGGTCAGGTCTGGCTGACAGCGCTTGCCCGCCAGGGACATGAAGTACAGGGATGGCTGCGCGTGCCGCAGCCTTACTGCTCAGCCAATGTGATTGATCCACAGGGCAACATTTCGAATCGCACATTTATCGCCAACGATCCGCTGTTTCTGGCGGAAAGTCAGCTGCTGCTGGTCACACTCAAAGCGCCACAGGTCTCACCCGCCGTGAAGAATCTGGAAAGTGTGCTGCCAGAAAACTGCCCGGTGCTGCTGCTGCACAACGGTATGGGCACGCTGGAGGAACTGAAAGGGCTGACTCAGCCACTCCTGCGTGGCGTCACCACGCATGCGGCGATGCGTGATGGCACCGTCATCAAGCACATCGCCAGTGGCATCACCCACATTGGTCCCGGTAACCGCAAAAGTGCCGCTTACAGTGATCTCGCCGATATACTGCACCCTGCCCTGCCCGACGTTGCCTGGCATGACAATATCCGGGCGGCCTGCTGGCGCAAACTGGCCGTCAACTGTGTCATTAACCCGCTCAGCGTGGAGTATGAGTGCCAGAACGGGGCATTGCGCGCGTATCCGGAGCAGATCGCGCAGCTGTGCGAAGAGATCAGCTGGGTCATGGAGCGTGAAGGCCAGAACGTGGCCAGTGACAGTTTGCAGGACATCATCTTCGACGTGATCGAAAGCACTGCGGCCAATACCTCTTCCATGCTGCAGGACGTTCGCGCCCAGCGGCTCACCGAAATCGACTATATCAGCGGCTTTCTGCTACGCCGCGCCCGGACGCACGGCCTGGTGCTCACGGAGAATACCCGTCTGT
- a CDS encoding MFS transporter yields the protein MNDNKMTPVELRATWGLGTVFSLRMLGMFMVLPVLTTYGMALQGASETLIGLAIGIYGLAQAIFQIPFGLLSDRIGRKPLIVGGLLLFVLGSIIAACTDSIWGIILGRALQGSGAIAAAVMALLSDLTREQNRTKAMAFIGISFGVTFAIAMVVGPVVTHALGLHALFWMIAILASLGIVITLLVVPSASNHVLNRESGMVKGSFRKVMANPRLVKLNIGIFCLHVLLMSSFVALPGQFEQAGFPAPEHWKVYLSTMLIAFAGVVPFIIYAEVKRRMKRVFVGCVGMIVIAEIVLWGAEGHFWTLVVGVQLFFFAFNLMEAILPSLISKESPAGYKGTAMGIYSTSQFLGVAVGGSMGGWVFGHFDAQTVFLVGAMVAAAWLFVSMTMQEPPYVSSLRIVLSDAALAVPNLEQRLKAQKGVNSVFIVPEEKSAYIKIDSKVTSRPELEALLGSC from the coding sequence ATGAACGATAATAAAATGACTCCGGTGGAGCTGCGCGCCACATGGGGCCTCGGTACGGTCTTTTCCCTGCGAATGCTTGGAATGTTTATGGTCCTGCCGGTACTGACCACTTATGGCATGGCATTACAGGGCGCGAGTGAAACCTTAATTGGTCTGGCGATTGGCATCTATGGCCTTGCCCAGGCAATATTTCAGATTCCTTTTGGTCTGCTCTCTGATCGCATCGGCCGCAAGCCGTTGATCGTCGGCGGACTGTTGCTGTTTGTTCTGGGCAGTATTATCGCAGCCTGCACCGACTCCATCTGGGGCATTATACTGGGCCGGGCATTACAGGGCTCGGGCGCGATTGCCGCTGCCGTGATGGCACTGTTATCCGATTTAACCCGCGAGCAGAACCGCACCAAAGCGATGGCGTTTATCGGCATCAGTTTTGGTGTGACCTTCGCGATTGCGATGGTGGTCGGTCCGGTTGTGACTCATGCATTGGGTCTGCATGCGTTGTTCTGGATGATTGCGATCCTGGCATCGCTGGGCATCGTGATTACCCTGCTGGTAGTGCCATCTGCCTCCAATCATGTCCTGAACCGTGAATCGGGCATGGTGAAAGGCAGCTTCCGCAAAGTGATGGCTAACCCGCGTCTGGTGAAACTCAATATTGGTATTTTCTGCCTGCACGTCCTGCTGATGTCGAGCTTTGTTGCGTTGCCAGGGCAGTTTGAACAGGCCGGTTTCCCGGCACCCGAACACTGGAAAGTCTATCTCTCCACCATGCTGATCGCTTTTGCTGGCGTAGTCCCCTTCATCATTTATGCCGAAGTGAAGCGCCGCATGAAGCGTGTCTTTGTCGGCTGTGTCGGAATGATTGTGATTGCGGAGATCGTGCTCTGGGGTGCAGAAGGCCACTTCTGGACGCTGGTGGTGGGTGTTCAGCTCTTCTTCTTCGCCTTCAACCTGATGGAAGCGATTCTGCCTTCGCTGATCAGTAAAGAGTCGCCTGCAGGATACAAAGGTACGGCGATGGGGATTTATTCTACCAGCCAGTTCCTGGGTGTGGCTGTTGGCGGCAGCATGGGTGGCTGGGTGTTTGGTCATTTCGATGCACAGACCGTATTCCTGGTGGGCGCGATGGTGGCCGCAGCCTGGCTGTTTGTCAGCATGACGATGCAGGAGCCGCCTTATGTCAGCAGCCTGCGCATCGTGCTGAGTGATGCTGCACTGGCTGTGCCGAATCTGGAGCAGCGCCTGAAGGCTCAGAAAGGCGTTAACTCCGTGTTTATCGTGCCGGAAGAGAAAAGCGCGTATATCAAAATTGATAGTAAGGTCACCAGCCGGCCTGAGCTGGAAGCGCTGCTGGGGAGTTGCTAG